In a single window of the Hoyosella subflava DQS3-9A1 genome:
- a CDS encoding carbohydrate ABC transporter permease, which produces MAESARAGGANASGPSLPPQQAGPSLPPQQAGPSRRKRDWRPVYLIAPSMVILAVVIMYPVLRAVYLSFQSDRGFDQDTGRFIDGGFAGIAHYTRWIFQQTTSSLGETISCPPGTLCSNFWESVGVTFFFAGVTVTVEVVLGFWMAIIMSRTFMGRSLLRASVLIPWAIPTAVTAKLWYFIFADQGIANRIMGRQVGWLTDDWAARFAVIISDVWKTTPFVALLILAGLQMIPQDVYEAAKVDGANAWQRFTQITLPLVKPALMVAILFRTLDVLRMYDLPAILHGVSGASPTTTVSILVVADIRQGNFNSASALSTLVFLMIFGVAFIMVKWLGANAIRTQDAERKGA; this is translated from the coding sequence TTGGCTGAATCGGCTAGGGCCGGAGGTGCAAATGCCTCCGGCCCTTCGCTGCCTCCGCAGCAGGCTGGCCCTTCGCTGCCTCCGCAGCAGGCTGGCCCTTCGCGCAGGAAACGCGACTGGCGCCCCGTATACCTGATCGCCCCGTCGATGGTCATCCTCGCTGTGGTCATCATGTACCCGGTGCTCCGCGCGGTGTACTTGTCATTCCAGAGTGACCGGGGGTTCGATCAGGACACGGGCCGGTTCATCGATGGCGGTTTCGCGGGCATCGCGCACTACACCAGGTGGATCTTCCAGCAGACCACAAGTTCTCTCGGGGAGACGATCTCCTGCCCGCCGGGAACGTTGTGCTCGAACTTCTGGGAATCAGTCGGCGTCACGTTCTTCTTCGCGGGTGTCACCGTCACGGTGGAGGTCGTGCTTGGGTTCTGGATGGCCATCATTATGAGCCGGACGTTCATGGGGCGTTCGCTGCTCCGAGCGAGCGTTCTGATCCCGTGGGCCATACCGACAGCAGTCACCGCGAAGCTCTGGTACTTCATTTTCGCCGATCAGGGCATCGCGAATCGGATAATGGGCCGCCAGGTCGGCTGGCTCACCGACGACTGGGCTGCCCGATTCGCGGTCATCATTTCGGATGTATGGAAAACTACGCCATTCGTGGCTCTTCTGATTCTCGCTGGGCTGCAAATGATTCCGCAGGATGTTTATGAGGCGGCGAAGGTTGATGGCGCCAACGCCTGGCAGCGATTCACCCAGATCACGCTTCCTCTCGTCAAGCCCGCGCTCATGGTCGCGATCTTGTTCCGAACCCTTGATGTGCTGCGCATGTACGATTTGCCCGCAATTTTGCACGGAGTTTCCGGAGCGTCGCCGACCACGACGGTGTCGATTCTGGTGGTCGCTGACATCAGGCAGGGGAACTTCAATAGCGCGTCAGCGTTGTCCACGCTCGTATTTCTCATGATATTCGGCGTTGCATTCATCATGGTGAAATGGCTGGGTGCGAATGCTATTCGTACACAGGACGCGGAGCGAAAGGGCGCATGA
- a CDS encoding ABC transporter substrate-binding protein — protein MSLIPRALLAAGAATALLLTGCSNPLSADQAAEENLDGRGPISFAMGRNDAAVMMQVIDRWNEDNPDEQVEFIELPGEADEQRNALVQSLQAQDGQYDVMALDVVWTAEFAAEGWLQPLEDELAIETSGLLPATVESATYRDTLYAAPQNTNGALLFYRTDLVETPPETWDELIESCPAAFDEGIDCYIGQFRNYEGLTVNVSEAVNAFGGAIVGEDGQTPEVDTPEVHEALQLLVDSFADGVIPQRATGFSEEETHLTFTGGDAMYARNWPYMYAIGESEESEIAGDFAVAPLPGKDGVGASTLGGYNNGISVFSENKATARDFIEFVQSEENQRSFMEAAFPPVLESVYDDEELLEEYPYLQALKESLQNAEPRPVTPFYEAISTAIRDNAYAAIRGDKSVDEAIADMQSAIDAAGR, from the coding sequence ATGTCTTTGATCCCACGAGCGCTACTCGCAGCGGGTGCGGCGACTGCGCTGCTGCTGACAGGGTGTTCTAACCCCTTGAGCGCTGATCAGGCGGCCGAGGAAAACCTCGATGGCCGCGGGCCAATTTCCTTCGCGATGGGCAGGAATGACGCCGCGGTGATGATGCAGGTCATCGATCGCTGGAACGAAGACAACCCGGACGAGCAGGTCGAGTTCATCGAACTTCCTGGTGAAGCCGATGAGCAACGCAACGCCCTCGTGCAATCACTGCAGGCCCAGGACGGTCAGTACGACGTGATGGCGCTAGACGTCGTGTGGACCGCGGAGTTCGCAGCAGAGGGCTGGCTGCAGCCCCTCGAAGACGAACTTGCGATAGAGACGTCGGGACTCCTCCCTGCAACCGTGGAGAGCGCCACCTACCGCGACACCCTCTACGCGGCACCCCAGAACACAAACGGCGCACTTCTCTTTTACCGGACTGACCTTGTGGAGACTCCTCCGGAGACGTGGGATGAGCTGATTGAATCGTGCCCCGCAGCCTTCGATGAAGGAATCGACTGCTACATCGGTCAGTTCCGCAACTATGAGGGACTCACGGTGAATGTGTCGGAGGCTGTAAACGCCTTCGGCGGCGCGATTGTCGGTGAGGACGGCCAGACACCCGAGGTTGACACTCCCGAGGTTCATGAAGCACTTCAACTGCTTGTCGACTCGTTCGCAGATGGCGTGATCCCACAGCGCGCAACAGGATTCTCCGAAGAAGAAACACACTTGACCTTCACGGGCGGTGACGCGATGTACGCGCGCAACTGGCCGTACATGTATGCCATCGGTGAGAGTGAGGAGTCAGAGATCGCAGGCGACTTTGCTGTCGCTCCGCTTCCAGGCAAGGATGGCGTCGGAGCGTCGACGCTGGGTGGATACAACAACGGCATCAGCGTTTTCTCCGAGAACAAAGCCACCGCGCGCGACTTCATCGAGTTCGTACAGAGTGAAGAGAACCAGCGCTCCTTTATGGAGGCCGCGTTCCCGCCGGTCCTCGAATCGGTCTATGACGACGAAGAACTTCTCGAGGAATACCCCTACCTGCAGGCGCTGAAAGAATCACTGCAGAACGCGGAGCCGCGCCCAGTCACCCCGTTCTACGAGGCCATCTCGACTGCGATCCGCGACAATGCCTATGCTGCAATCCGTGGCGACAAGTCTGTGGATGAAGCGATTGCTGACATGCAATCCGCGATCGACGCCGCAGGACGCTAA